In Candidatus Tiamatella incendiivivens, the genomic window GGAGCTGATGCTATCTCTTAAGGTATGTTAATTGGGGTTTATAAGTGATTAATATTGTTCAGCGAAATAATCTTCTAGGACAGGTTTTAAGAGAACTTAACTGTAAGTTCTCTTGAACCATTTTTTTCTATGACAATGACATCAATACCATCTCCCGATGCAGAGTCTCTCATTGTAGCTGCTTTAATAGATTTCTTTGCTAGTTCAATAGCTTCATCTACGTTTATATTATTTCTGTAACCCTCTTCTAGGACTCCCAAGGCTATAGGGGATCCCGAGCCTGTCGAGGTGAACGAATCTTCTTCTAATATGCTTCCATACCAATCCAAACTATATAGTCGAGGCGAGTCATCGTATCCTCCTACAATTAACTGGACTATGTATGGGAACCATTTGGATGAGAAGAGTATTCTAGCTAAAAGGCTCGCATAGTTCTTTACTTTCGGCCTCGTTTTCGCTGTTATACTATAGTACTCCATTTCAGCCCTTACCGTATCAGCTAAAGACTGAGCATCTGCTACAACTCCGGCTATAGTCATTGCTACGTTATCTGTAATCTTGACTATCTTCTTGACTGTCCTACTAGCTATTAAGTGCCCTGCAGTAGCTCGTTTATCAGCTGCTAGGACGATAGCCTCACTTGCCTTAATGCCTATAGTCGTGGTTCCGTGGAATAGTTCGATTTTCGGGTTTCCAGTAGGGTTTAACTCGTTTCTCCATGCTTCGAACAAAGGATCTCCCCTTGGTAGATGGTTTAGAATGACCAGTTATAATAAAAGTTAGCCATTACAAATAAAGGATAGTGATCCTTCTAAGGATAGAGTATGGAATGAAGGTGGAAGTGTTGGAGGAGCATTATTTTTCCCTTCCCAGAAATCTTGTAGTGGGTAATGGGGTGATTGATAAGGTAGGATCGTATTTTGCTAAACTATGGCCTAAGGGTACTTATGTACTTATAGTGACGGGACCTCACGTATACTCGTTTATTTATCCTAGGGTAAAGGAAAGCCTTGAAGACGCAGGGTTCGATGTAAATTATTTGATTGTTGAAAACCCTACAGTCGATGTAGCTGAGCATGCTGTTGAAGAGATATTGAAATTGAAATACAACGTAGTAGCGGGGTTGGGTGGGGGGAAATCT contains:
- the psmB gene encoding archaeal proteasome endopeptidase complex subunit beta, encoding MELFHGTTTIGIKASEAIVLAADKRATAGHLIASRTVKKIVKITDNVAMTIAGVVADAQSLADTVRAEMEYYSITAKTRPKVKNYASLLARILFSSKWFPYIVQLIVGGYDDSPRLYSLDWYGSILEEDSFTSTGSGSPIALGVLEEGYRNNINVDEAIELAKKSIKAATMRDSASGDGIDVIVIEKNGSRELTVKFS